ctttttggctgatttttagctcaaactaAAGGCAACGCGACGCACAACGCTTTTCTCTTTAtgagcttcgggattcggggctcgaaTTTTGATCAAATGGCTTTCTTAGCCTAGAAGTTCTATCCCTCTTTCTATAATGTTTTGGAAGCTCCTAGATGAAAATGACCAGCCCTCAAatgaattttccatatatattaaagttaatgggcctcatgggccgaaatatactcatgggccgaaataCAAATGTTTGGGTCGGGTCTCAACTTGCTGCCCCGCCAGCCCAACTTTCATcgtccataactccttatcccGGTATCATTTTGatgagcagtttgttgcgttggaaactagactcgatgaacttcattttaggcttttaaaacaccttaaaactcctcatatactaggagatacgCCTCCAACAATATGGGTTAAAATCGGGTCCAAgattttactgaagttgttccgatttatttcgtttaacttctaatcctcttccaaccctcatgtaacctcttatacatacatatacatactcatatacatctataacaatccatacacgcatctcgaagggtccggagaatcataataaccttaaacataactagagaactcacaaagcttcgacgaaactccaatcgcaaaagtgtattcatatcttttgtccatcttctatatcattactaataatctcaaatactttaaaagggcaCTCATATTACCTCGTATATGTACTCataacatgatttcaaatccttaaggttaccatgtcaccttgggatacttaaggcaaccatatatataatgatattcttactaactcgactaactttccttgaactttcttaactcattcattcTTGCCTTGAGTCAAATAGCACGGActcttacggggtgtaataGAAGCCCTCAACTGTATCTCCATACTAGCCAATGCCCCGAAATCAATCGGGTATCTGGACATCAATGCGGCTATAATAACCTGTCTGTCAACCGTAAGAGCATTGTCGGCCTGAGTGGAGAGAAGCCGCAACTGCACCACGCTCTACCAAAATTTTCCCTCTAGAGTCAACCAACTCTTCTTTATCCGATTCTTAAAATTAGTACACTCGGCTCTCTTGGTCGGGCGACCCAACACTGTAGCTACCCAGTCCCTGACGGACTACTCCTTGCGTTTTAGCAATTTGTCTTCTAGCTCCATTGTCTGCCTCGGGGCGGTGTAGTCATTATCGAAATATACTCTGTTGATAGCCTGGGCAGATATATCAACACTCACCCCTCTGATCTCAACCTCGCTCAGTGGTGATATCTCCCTCAATTTCTGGCGCCTCTTTCTAACGTTTCTGATCAAGGCCCTATATGCGGCATATATCTCACGAACCAAAATCGGGCAATACTCCTCAAGCGGCTCCTGCATAAACTCTAGCTGATAGTGGCAAATGAGCTCTCTGGCCCTCAATAAGATCTCTAGCCCCTCAAAACTGATCTGCCGCTCTTTATTCATGGTGCGGTTCTCATGCTGAGTGTCGTCACCTTTCAATTCAATGTCATATTCATACAGTTGTCTGGCACCCTCAATAAAGAAACGATCCTCAAGCCTCTTGGTTCTAAGTTCCCGAGCCCTAGCCGCCTCaggatcaatatcaatatcaacctCATCATCACCAAGCTGTGGGCTCTGACGGGTCTAGGATCTAGAAAGTGCCTGCGAGGACTGAGCGGCATCCTCAGTAGACTATGCTCGTGCAGCAGGTGAGGCATCTCCAGATGCAGCCTCTAATCCCTCCCCCTCGGATCCATCACCGGAACCAGATGTAGATGATTCCTCCTCATCAGACTGGAGGAACTGGGAGGTGTAGGAGCCGGTACTGTGACCTGCCTGTTCCACGAGAGAGGAGCAGCCCTGTTCTTCTTCATGGGTATAACCTCAGGCTCATCATCCAACCTCTCATCTCTAAGTGTGGGTTGGCCACTGGGCCTCCTTCGACCCGTTATTCTTTGAGTTTACCTCGAGCCACCCCCTCGGGTGGTTGTCAACTTGGGTGGCGCCATACCGGTAATCATCAAAAACCACAATCTAGCCAATCCGTACAAGTAAAATCAACACAGttagtttcaaaaaaaaaaatctcagttTCAGTTCTCTGATGTTCTCTGTCTGCAGACCGTAGATGCGTTTTAACGGACCATAGAACCTGTCGGCGGATCGTCAATCAGCTCGACGGGATCGCCTTTGTGAAAAGACGGTCCGTCGACCTGTCGACAGTGCCATCGACATGTTTACAGCCTTGCATCTGCAACCAACAGTAAATAGACATCAAAACTTGTTTCGGCTTTGCGTGTTCCATTTCAATCAATCAGAGAACCGATTTTCAACTATTTCGCACATTTGGGGTTTTGGGGCTTCGGGTTATTCAGACTTCACCCTcatttttttaacctttttgaCTTTTGGCAATTATCTGGGTTTCGTTTGGTGGGTATAACGATATCAAACCGAGATTTTTAATCGAAATACCCTCCAACCCGTTggagttactcagacttcactcCTCAAGCTTCATGTTTCAACAGAATTCCTCTTTTTCGGACCATTGGCGGGCATAATGAACCAACAAGTTGATCAAAATGCCCGCCGACTCAATGGGGGCACGATATTCTCGTCCCCACGAGTCCTCCTAACAGCAATCATACCAAATTCCCCTCCCCCAACCAATAATTTCAcaatttttacaaatttaagCATGGATTTCATTCAACCAGTACAAACCCTAAGTCATAATTTCTACCCTTAGCATTCACATCACAGATATCACCCATGTATCCTAGTTAAAAACACACCCAACTTATTTCAATACCATCAAATACAGCCTAGGTCCcataatcaaaattttcaattaatttaggAACCCTAGGCATTTTCTTTAGCAATTTTCGaacaaataccaacattaaaaCCAAGAAAGGGCCGAAATTTATGCAACATACCTGATTATGAGAAGAAGTAGAAGAATATTTGACACAAAATCACACAAAAAGTGCGAAAAGTAAGAGAGCAGATTTTCGTACTTAGGCAGCGGGTCTCGAAAATCAGTGGTGAACCTTTAGGGTAGGAGATTGTAGTGGGTTGTGATTTATGGAGGAAATGATGGGAAGTTATGGAGGGAGTTCGTGGGAGCAATTGGAGTATTTGATTTTAAAACGCCCCTGCCCGTTATCTGTTTTAAAACCCGACTGTTTgccctttaaatttttttcgaaGCTTTTGGACCATGTCGACGACTCATCAAAGCGTAAATACgaccaaaagaataaagaaaggaGCTGAACTGTTGATGAGCACTTCGACGGCGTCGTCgaacgtgtcgacggtccgtcgacatgctcGTCGATTTACTTACCTGCAGATGAGCAGTTGCTAATCCTCAGAAGTTCAGCTCTGCATACCGTCATTGTACATTGACGGTcggtcgacatgtcgacggcccgtcttTGTGCTCTGGTGTAAATTTACTGATTTTTCGAGTTTCAGTTCCCGCGCACTCGATacctataaaaaataaaaaaaaaataaaaaattaaaacctacaaaaataaaattacagaattttaaacttgggttgcctcccaagaagcgcttgatttaacgtcgcagCACGACAGTGGTATCAATTTACTCTTGGTCGGGACTCGTCGAGTCAGCATTCGTCCCAAGATGCTTCAACTGATATCGGTCCACAATTCTATCTCCCGCAATCATACCATAGTAGTGCTTCACCCCCTGCCCGTTCACCTTAAATGTCTGAGTTCCGTCTTCGGACTTCAATTCAATAGCTCCATGGGGTGAGACACTTACCACTTCAAAGGGACCTGACCACCGTGATTTCAATTTGCCCGGAGTTTTGAACGCGGTCCGGtaagcccatagagcatcatcgagcttgcgggCCCAATCAGTTCTATTCGCATTCACCGTTTTTGCTaaaatactctttatctcccGATTAGAGACTTCCACTTGcccacttgtctgaggatgatacGGGGTTGCCACCCTATGCTTGACTCCATACTTCTTCATCAATCCCGCAAAGGCTTTATTGCAAAAGTGAGAACCACCATCACTGATTATCGCCCTTGGGGTACCAaaacgagtaaatatgttctttttcaagaatcccatgacactcttggcttcattattaggtaaagccaccgcttctacccatttagAGACATAATCAACAACCACCAAGATGTATTTCATTCCACAAGAGCTTACAAAGGGACCCATAAAATCAATTCCCCAAACATCGAACATTTCAACCTCAATTACaaagttcataggcatctcttgcctccTACCAATATTCCCCTGCCTTTGGCACTGATCACAAGAACGCACCATCAGATTAGCATCATGAAAGAGAGTAGGCCAATAATAACCACATTTGAGAACCTTGACAGCAGTCCTTGTACCACTATGATGTCCCCTAACTACAGAGTCGTGGCAAGCCTTCAAAATCTCCAATACCTCACTCTCTGGGAGCTAACACCGAATAATATTATCGGCATAAGTTTTGAATAAATACGGTTCATCCCAATAGTACTGACGAACATCCCgcaaaaacttctttttctaATACGATTTTATCTCGTCGGGAATGATACCAGTCACCAAGTAGTTGGCAAAATCGGCAAACCAAGGTGCCACCTGCATAGACACCGCCAAAACTTGCTCATCCGGAAATGTATCTTCAATATCAATTTCATCTGCTGGCACCCCAATTTTCTCAAGCCTAGAGAGATGATCTGCGACCTGATTTTTGAACCCCTTTCGATCTTttacctcaaaatcaaactcttgtAACAAAAGGACCCAACGAATCAGTCGCGGCTTAGCTTCATTCTTTGCCATCAAATACCTCAACGCAAAGATGGTCAGCGTACACCACAACTTTGGACCCCAACAAATAGGaccgaaacttctcaaaagcatatACCATCGCAAGCAGCTCTTGCTCAGTCACCGTGTAATTCATCTGCGCCGCATTAAGTGTCCTACTAACATAGtagatcgggtgcataattttattgtgcctctGGCCAAGCACCGCACCTATCGCGaaaccactagcatcacacatcaactcaaAGGGCAAGGACCAATCCGGAGTAACAATCACAGGAGCAGTAGTAAGGCGCTCCTTTAGTTCATCAAACGCCTTTCGAAACTTGTCATCAAACACAAatttagcctctttttcaagaagcttgcacatcggggtagcaatcttggagaaatccTTGATGAAGTCACAGCCAGAACCCAAAGATGTCTCAAGAAACTTCGGACACCTTTGACTGAGATGGGTGGAGGAAGTTTCGAAATCGCATCTATCTTCGCTTGATcgacctcaattcccttttcagaaattttgtgaccgaggacgatcccttccttcaccataaagtAGCACTTCTCCAAATTTAGCACAAGATTTGTCTCCTCACATCATTTCAGCACTTGACCCAGATGGTCAAGACAGTCATCAAACGAATCACCAACAACAGAGAATACCTCTAAGAAATCCTCTACCATGTCAGAAAAGATCAacatcatgcacctctgaaAAGTGGCTGGTGCATTGCACAGCCCAAAGGGCATTCGGCTGAACGCAAACGTCCCGTAGGGACAAGTAAATGTCGTCTTCTCTTGATCTTCTAAGGCAATGTTGATTTGATTAGAGCCTGAGTATCCATCTAGGAAGCAATAGTAAGACCTCCCAGCCAGTCTATCCAGCATCTAATCAATGAAAGGCATGGGAAAATGGTCTTTACAAGTGGCAGTATTCAGCTTCCTATAGTCCATGCAAACACGCCATCCAGTAACTGTACGAGTGGGAATcagctcattctttgcattaggCACCACAGTGATACCTCCTTTCTTTGGTACACATTGAACAGGACTTACCCACTTGCTGTCTGCAATCGGATACACTACCCCAAATCCCCAACCACTTTATGATCTCCTTTTCAGGACCTCTTGCATGTTCACGTTCAATCTCCGCTGATGCTCAACACCCGGTTCTTTGTCCTCCTCTAGCCGAATTTTATGCTCACAAATACCAGAAGGAATACCCCAaatgtctgctatggtccaaCTAATAGCACGTCTGTACTCGCGCAAAATCTCCACTAAACGCTCAACTGCTCCTCGACCAATAATGCTAAAATGATCAATCGGCAATGTGTTGTTcggaccaaggaactcataccTCAAGTGCGCTGGGAGCTGCTTAAGCTCAAGCTTTGGTGGCTCAACAATAAAAGGCTTGGCTGGTGGAGTAGTTCTATTTGCAAGatcaagatcaagctttctTGGGTGGTAAGTGTAGGAACCTAAACCCTCAAGCGCGTTTATAGTTTCCACGTAGCCCTCCATATCACAAGAATCAAAGTTTATCAGAACTGCAGTGAGGGCTTCTCCcagactttcttcttccattttataTTCGACAGCATCGTCAATCccatcaaacgaatcaataaTCGAGATACTCTCATAAGCGCTTGGCAACTTCATCCCCTTGCTTGCTTGGAAAGTCACTTCTTCATCATTCACTTGGaacttaatttcattcttttcagagTCCATAAGCGCTCTTCCCATAGCAAGGAACGGTCATCCCAAGATGATAGGAATATTTCTATCCATCGCACAATCCAGAATCACGAAATCAGCAGGCAACATGAACTTAACCACTTGCACCAACACATCATCTATAACCCCAATTGGCTTCTTGATAGATCTGTCTGCCATCAGTAGTCGCATAGAAGTCGGTCTAGAAGTCCCCAATCtagattttttgaaaatagcAAGGGGAATCAAGTTGATACTCGCCCTATTATCACACAGAGCACGGGCAAATGCATGAAGCCCAATATTGTACGGAATGGTAAACACCCCTGGATCTTCCTTCTTCTGAACTGTGGTGGAAGTAATAATTGAACTCACACGATGAGTTAAATTCACTGTCTCATGTTGAACAGACCTTTTCTTCTTAAGTAGGTCTTTTACAAACTTAGCAAATCCGAGCATCTCTTTGACAGCATCTAAGAATGGAAAGTTCACTGTTAACTGCTTCAACTGATCATAGAACTTATGacacttagcatcatcattcttCTTTGCCAACCTCTCAGGAAAGGGAGACTTTGCTTTGTACATCTGAGTCAAAGTGTGAAGAGCCCCTTTTATTGAGTGTTTCCCTGTATCAGCAGCAACTTCTGGAATATCAACAACTTTTTCTTCACCACGGACTTCCTCATCAATACTAGGCACTTCAGAATGCACCTCTTCTTCCTCATTAATAGGATCTAGATCAATTATTTTCTTGTCAGCACCTTgaagtattttaccactcctcGTGCTAATAGCAAAAGTACGTTCTACTCTCCCACCATTCTTCGGGTTTGGAATAGTATCACTAGGAAGCCCTCCTTTTCTAGCGGGTCAAGCTCTTCTCTGAAAAGATCATGGCGCATCCGTCGTTCAAGATTCTCGAATAGGCGCCGAATGAGAGACCACCATCTCTGATAGCCCAGATAATGTCTTTTCAGTGTTTGTTTGACTTGCCAACACTTTTTCAAGCATTGACTCCAACCTCGAACTACCTTGATCATTAGACTGCCTTTTTGGTAGAATATAAGGGTTGGAACTTCTGTTCCCAAAATTaccgttgttgttgttgtatctctCTTGTTTCGGTCCaccat
This portion of the Lycium ferocissimum isolate CSIRO_LF1 chromosome 1, AGI_CSIRO_Lferr_CH_V1, whole genome shotgun sequence genome encodes:
- the LOC132063262 gene encoding uncharacterized protein LOC132063262, with product MDSEKNEIKFQVNDEEVTFQASKGMKLPSAYESISIIDSFDGIDDAVEYKMEEESLGEALTAVLINFDSCDMEGYVETINALEGLGSYTYHPRKLDLDLANRTTPPAKPFIVEPPKLELKQLPAHLRYEFLGPNNTLPIDHFSIIGRGAVERLVEILREYRRAISWTIADIWGIPSGICEHKIRLEEDKEPGVEHQRRLNVNMQEKGGITVVPNAKNELIPTRTVTGWRVCMDYRKLNTATCSNQINIALEDQEKTTFTCPYGTFAFSRMPFGLCNAPATFQRCMMLIFSDMVEDFLEVFSVVGDSFDDCLDHLGQLLEKEAKFVFDDKFRKAFDELKERLTTAPVIVTPDWSLPFELMCDASGFAIGAVLGQRHNKIMHPIYYVSRTLNAAQMNYTVTEQELLAMVYAFEKFRSYLLGSKVVVYADHLCVEVADHLSRLEKIGVPADEIDIEDTFPDEQVLAVSMQVAPWFADFANYLLPESEVLEILKACHDSVVRGHHSGTRTAVKVLKCGYYWPTLFHDANLMVRSCDQCQRQGNIGRRQEMPMNFVIEVEMFDVWGIDFMGPFNIFTRFGTPRAIISDGGSHFCNKAFAGLMKKYGVKHRVATPYHPQTSGQVEVSNREIKSILAKTVNANRTDWARKLDDALWAYRTAFKTPGKLKSRWSGPFEVVSVSPHGAIELKSEDGTQTFKVNGQGVKHYYGMIAGDRIVDRYQLKHLGTNADSTSPDQE